The genomic segment CGCGCCCGGCCTGCCATCGGCGCGCGCGCAAAAAGCCCGGGCGCTCGGCAAAGCGCCGGCGCAGGCCATCCTGCCGGTGGCGCAGCGGCTGACCACGCCGGCGGCCGCGCCAACGGCGCTGCCCGCATCCGCCCCCGCACCGGCGGCGCTGCCCACGCACAAGCTCAGCAACCGGCAGTACGAGCAGTTGCTGCGGCACAACTTCATCAGCCCGCGCCGCCTGCGGGAGTGGCGCGACATCCATGGCCAACTGCTCACGGTGGTGACCGAGCACCAGTGGCCGATCAATACCCAACCCGCCAGCTATGAGCAGTTGCACCTGTCGATGCTGGCCGGGTTGCTGGGCAACATCGGCGCCAAGAGCGACGAGCAAGACTGGTACCTGGGCGCGCGCGGCATCCGGTTTTACAAGCACCCGGGCGCGCATCTGTCGAAAAAACCGGGCCGCTGGGTGGTCGCGGCCGAACTGGTGGAGACCACGCGCCTGTTTGGCCGGGGCATGGCCGCCATCGAGCCGCAGTGGCTCGAACAGGTGGGGCGCCATCTGCTGAAAAAGCAGTTGCTCGACCCGCATTGGGAGAAAAAGTCCGCCGATGTGGTGGCGCTGGAGCGGGCCACGCTCTACGGCATCGTGGTCTACAGCGGGCGCCGCGTGAACTTCGGCACCCTCGACCCGCAGGCCGCGCGCGAGATCTTCATCCGCGAGGCCCTGGTGGCCGGCAACTGGGAGACCCGGTTGCCGTTCCTGGCCGCCAACCAGCAACTGATCGCCAAGGTGCAGGAACTCGAGCACAAGTCGCGCCGCCAGGATGTGCTGGTCGACGACGAACTGATCTACGCCTTCTACGAGCGGCAACTGCCCGCCGAGGTGTGCAGCGGCCACAGCCTGGAGACCTGGTACCGGCAACAGAGCCGGCAGCAGCCCGATCTGCTGCGGCTGACGCGCGAAGAACTGATGCGCCATGAGGCCGCAGGCATCACCGGCAACGCCTTTCCCCGGATCGTGCGCCTGGGCGGGGTGGACTGCGCCGCCAGCTACCTGCACGAGCCTGGCGCTGCCAGCGACGGCATCACCGTGACCGTGCCACTGTTCGCGCTCAACCAGGTCAGCGAGCAGCGCTGCGAATGGCTGGTGCCCGGCATGCTCCGGGACAAGCTGCAAGCCCTGCTCAAAAGCCTGCCGCAACGCCCGCGCAGCCGCCTGGTGCCGCTGCCCGAGACGGCCACGCGCCTGGCCGGACTGCTGGGCGCGCCCGAACACTTTGGCGCCGGCGGCCTGATCGAAGCGCTGCTCGGGCAGGTGCGCGCGCACACCTCGCTGGACGTGCAGCGGGCCGACTTCAAGCTGGACATGCTCAGCCCGCATCTGTTCATGAACTTCCGCCTGGTCGACGAACATGGCCGCCAACTCGGCCATGGCCGCAACCTGGCGGCCCTCAAAGCCGAGTGGGGCGGGATGGCGCGGGGCGCGTTCCAGGTGCTGGCGGGGCTCAAGCTCGGCCAGGCAGCGGGCCCGCCAGTGGAGTCAAAACCGGCTGTGGTGCGCGAAAAGCATGTATCGCATGTATCCATGGCTGCCAAATCAGTGGCAAAAACGACACCGATCCCCCCCGCCGGCCAGCGCTACACCGGTTGGACCTTTGGCGCGCTGCCCGAGTTGCTGGAAATCAGCCAGAACGGGCAGACGCTGATCGGCTTTGCGGCGCTGATCGACGGCGGCGACGCCGTCACCATCGAGGCATTCGACGAGCCGCAGGTGGCGGCCGCCCAACACCGGGCCGGTCTGCGCCGCCTGTTTGCGCTACAGATCAAGGACGCCGTCAAATCCCTGGAAAAAAACATCCCCGGCCTGCACGCCATGGCCGTGGCCTATATGCACGTCGGGCGCTTGCCGGACGGAACCGGCGCGGGCACGCCAGAGGAACTGCGCAAGCAAATCATCGACCTGGCCCTGGAGCGCGCCTTCATGCCCGACCCGCTGCCCGCCGACGAAGACGCCTTCAGGCGCCGGGTCGACGAGGGCCGGGAGCGCCTGGCGCTGATCGCCAACGAAGTGGCACGCCTGGCCGCCACCATCCTGGCCGAATACGCCGCCGCCGCGCGCAAGATCCGGGACACCCGCAACGCCCCGGAGGCCACGCAAGACGCGCAGCAGCAGTTGCAGCGCCTGATGCCGAAAAACTTCATCGCCGCCACGCCCTGGACGCAGTTGCTGCATTACGCGCGCTACCTGAAGGCCATCACGCTGCGGCTGGACAAGATCCGCACCGACCCGGCGCGCGACGCCGCCCGACTGGCCGAGCTGCGTCCGCAAGAGCAGCGCTACTGGCGCCTGGTGGCCGAGCGCAAAGGCGCCATCGATGCGCGCATGCAGGAACTGCGCTGGCTGCTGGAAGAACTGCGCGTGAGCTTTTTTGCGCAAGAGCTGCGCACACCCCAGCCGGTCAGCGTCAAGCGGCTGGACAAGCTGTGGGCACAGATCAAAAGCTGAACCCGGCGCCTCGGGGCGGGCACAGCCGTTTGCCGGAACGCATGCAACGGGCACCGGCCCGACACCCGGGCCGCAGCGCAACCGGCGCTGCCCCTTCGATCGGCACCGGGGCCGGGCAGCGCAGGCGACACCGGAGTGCCTCGCTGCCCGCAGCATCGGTGCCAGCCCCAATACCAGCCGCAACACCGGGCCTTAAGCTACCGCCACCGGATTCAAGAGGAACCATCCATGCGCCCCCACTTCAAGTTCTGGCCGCGCCGACTGCCCCATTCGATCACCTTGCCGGCCACTTCGCTGTGGGACAACCTGGCCATCAGCGCCCACCGCTATCCCGACAAAGCGGCGCTGGTGTTCTTCGGCCGCAGGCTGCGCTACCGCGAACTGGCCGAAGGCGCAGAGCGCCTGGCCGCCTGGCTGGCCGCGCAGGGGGTGCAGCGGGGCGACCGGGTGGCGCTGTGCATGCAAAACTGCCCGCAACTGGTGCTGGCGCATTTCGCCATCCTGCGCGCCAATGCGGTGGTGGTGCCGGTCAACCCGATGAACCGGGCCGAAGAGCTCAAACACTACATCACCGACCCCGATACCCGACTGGCCATCACCACCGCAGACCTGGCGCCCGAACTGGTCAAGGCCAGCAACGCATTGCCACCCGGCGAGCGGCTGGCGCATCTGCTGGTGACCCGCTTCACCGACGCCTTCGACGCCGATGCGACCGGCCCCGACGCGCCCCCCGAAGCCTGGAAGCCGTGGCTGCACAGCCAGTTGCCATTGCCTGCGCTCGATGGCGGCCAGACCCACGCCTGGGCCGATGCGCTGGCCTGCCCGCAGCCCCCGCCGGCGCTGCAGGCAGGCCCCGATGACCTGGCGTTGCTGCCCTACACCAGCGGCACCACCGGCCTGCCCAAGGGCTGCATGCACCTGCACAAAGGCATCATGCACAACACCGTGGCCAGCAACCTGTGGAGCAATGGCGCGGCGGACAACGTCACGCTGGCGGTGCTGCCGATGTTCCACATCACCGGCATCGTCAGCATGATGCACACGGCGGTCTACAGCGCCTCCACCCTGGTGATCATGCCCCGCTGGGATCGCAGCCTGGCCGCCCGGCTGCTCGTGCGCTACCGGATCAGCCACTGGCCCAACATCCCGACCATGGTCATCGACCTGCTGGGCAACCCGGACTTCCGCCACCAGGACCTGGCCAGCCTGGTCTACATCGGCGGCGGCGGCGCGGCCATGCCCCAGGCCGTGGCCCAGCGCCTGCAAGAGCATTGCGGCCTGTGCTACACCGAAGGCTATGGCCTGACCGAGACCGCCGCCCCCTCGCACACCAACCCGCCCGACCACCCCCGGCAGCAATGCCTGGGCATCCCCTACATTGGCGTCGATGCCCGGGTGATCGACCCCGACACGCTGCAGGAAATGCCGGTGGGCGAGTCCGGCGAGATCATCATCCATGGCCCCCAGGTGTTCGCCGGCTACTGGAAACGGCCAGAGGCCACGGCCGCAGCATTCATCGAATTCGAGGGCAAGCGCTTTTTCCGCTCCGGCGACCTCGGCCGCATGGACGAAGACGGTTACTTCTTCATGACCGACCGGCTCAAGCGCATGATCAACGCCAGCGGCTTCAAGGTCTGGCCCGCCGAGGTCGAGGCGCTGATGTTCCGCCACCCCGCGATACAGGAAGCCTGCGTCATCGCCGCCAAGGACAGCTATCGCGGCGAGACCGTCAAGGCCATCGTGGTGCTGCGCCCCACGCACCAGGACACCACCGGCCAGCAAATCATCGACTGGTGCCGCGAAAACATGGCGGTCTACAAAGCGCCGCGCATCGTGCAATTGGTCAGCGCGCTGCCCAAGAGCGGCAGCGGCAAGGTCAT from the Verminephrobacter eiseniae EF01-2 genome contains:
- the hrpA gene encoding ATP-dependent RNA helicase HrpA → MPSPDLRSPPLSRTPLHIEFPPALPVSGQREEIMAALARHQVVIVCGATGSGKTTQLPKIALALGRGRCNAKPGADGQVRGQLIGHTQPRRLAASSVAKRIAEELQTPLGEVVGFKVRFQDRLARTASVKLMTDGILLAETQTDPLLRAYDTIIIDEAHERSLNIDFLLGYLRQILPRRPDLKLVITSATIDADRFARHFASGDAMTCAPVIEVSGRSFPVELRWRPFEETREYGLHEAIADAVDELWQGAPGGDILVFLPGEREIREAADHLCKHLAQQPVLRNTEVLPLYARLAQAEQERIFDGHTGRRIVLATNVAETSLTVPGIRHVIDTGTARVKRYSFRSKVEQLLVEPISQAAANQRAGRCGRVADGICIRLYDEADFNSRPRFTDPEILRSSLAGVILRMKALHLGDVAQFPFLDAPSGRALADGYQLLSELGAVDDANQLTPMGVELARLPLDPRVGRMLVEARERQALAEVLVIASALSVQDVRDRPIEAQQQADQAQAKFDDDKSEFSGYLKLWKWLGEARGGAPGLPSARAQKARALGKAPAQAILPVAQRLTTPAAAPTALPASAPAPAALPTHKLSNRQYEQLLRHNFISPRRLREWRDIHGQLLTVVTEHQWPINTQPASYEQLHLSMLAGLLGNIGAKSDEQDWYLGARGIRFYKHPGAHLSKKPGRWVVAAELVETTRLFGRGMAAIEPQWLEQVGRHLLKKQLLDPHWEKKSADVVALERATLYGIVVYSGRRVNFGTLDPQAAREIFIREALVAGNWETRLPFLAANQQLIAKVQELEHKSRRQDVLVDDELIYAFYERQLPAEVCSGHSLETWYRQQSRQQPDLLRLTREELMRHEAAGITGNAFPRIVRLGGVDCAASYLHEPGAASDGITVTVPLFALNQVSEQRCEWLVPGMLRDKLQALLKSLPQRPRSRLVPLPETATRLAGLLGAPEHFGAGGLIEALLGQVRAHTSLDVQRADFKLDMLSPHLFMNFRLVDEHGRQLGHGRNLAALKAEWGGMARGAFQVLAGLKLGQAAGPPVESKPAVVREKHVSHVSMAAKSVAKTTPIPPAGQRYTGWTFGALPELLEISQNGQTLIGFAALIDGGDAVTIEAFDEPQVAAAQHRAGLRRLFALQIKDAVKSLEKNIPGLHAMAVAYMHVGRLPDGTGAGTPEELRKQIIDLALERAFMPDPLPADEDAFRRRVDEGRERLALIANEVARLAATILAEYAAAARKIRDTRNAPEATQDAQQQLQRLMPKNFIAATPWTQLLHYARYLKAITLRLDKIRTDPARDAARLAELRPQEQRYWRLVAERKGAIDARMQELRWLLEELRVSFFAQELRTPQPVSVKRLDKLWAQIKS
- a CDS encoding long-chain fatty acid--CoA ligase; protein product: MRPHFKFWPRRLPHSITLPATSLWDNLAISAHRYPDKAALVFFGRRLRYRELAEGAERLAAWLAAQGVQRGDRVALCMQNCPQLVLAHFAILRANAVVVPVNPMNRAEELKHYITDPDTRLAITTADLAPELVKASNALPPGERLAHLLVTRFTDAFDADATGPDAPPEAWKPWLHSQLPLPALDGGQTHAWADALACPQPPPALQAGPDDLALLPYTSGTTGLPKGCMHLHKGIMHNTVASNLWSNGAADNVTLAVLPMFHITGIVSMMHTAVYSASTLVIMPRWDRSLAARLLVRYRISHWPNIPTMVIDLLGNPDFRHQDLASLVYIGGGGAAMPQAVAQRLQEHCGLCYTEGYGLTETAAPSHTNPPDHPRQQCLGIPYIGVDARVIDPDTLQEMPVGESGEIIIHGPQVFAGYWKRPEATAAAFIEFEGKRFFRSGDLGRMDEDGYFFMTDRLKRMINASGFKVWPAEVEALMFRHPAIQEACVIAAKDSYRGETVKAIVVLRPTHQDTTGQQIIDWCRENMAVYKAPRIVQLVSALPKSGSGKVMWRTLQEQDAQQTQPLA